DNA from Ovis canadensis isolate MfBH-ARS-UI-01 breed Bighorn chromosome 4, ARS-UI_OviCan_v2, whole genome shotgun sequence:
TACAAATCTCTCTTTTTTGAAAGGTCCAAatccaaaatgaaataatatcactACATTAGAAAACTGACTTTTGCTTAATTCTCCAGAACAATGTTTTGCTCAATATATAACTTTTTCAATTTAGCATTATATCTTTTTTGACTCCAAGACAGAAGGCTGATGTTTGATGTACTCAAGTCATAGCCAACATTTACCAATTCTTTGATTCGACTTTTTAAAGTACCTATGCTTGAATCCAAAATCCGAGGATGTTCAATTATTTGTGAAATGTTAACTTTTTCCTCTATGAGGCAATCTATTTTATCATTAAACTTTTTCTCTCCCAAGAAGATCACATCTGGATAGCTTAAAACAAatttctgtatctcttttgcagTACACCCAAGAGAAAAcagtttttctttgatatttctgTAGCTTCTTCTCATACAGTCATTGGAAAGGTCTAGGATTTTAGCTCCTGGACCACATATCAGACTAAGCAGTTCATCATTGGTCAAGCAGAACGTGGACTGTAAAAATTCAATATTAGCTTTTATCCGTTTGGTGCTCTGAATTAAGATgaaagggttttttaaaattatcttcctGATAAAACCTTTGGGACCATTGTGACCCAACGACAAACAGACTTCTTGCAAAAATTCAACCATCTGTTTATTCAGATTAAGACTATTGGAGAAGGTACGTGGGGCATTGGTCAACAATCGACAAAGGTATTTATCGGTCAATCCAACTGAGTAGAGGAACTTTATGTTATTCTCTAAGTTTAGGTTGTCACTGGACCGAAAAAAAGATTCAGGAGAACGTTCCAAAATATTTACAATTTCAAGGTCTGATGTCACAATTCTTCTCCACAGATCCCATCGATCTGAAAGACTTTCAGACGTACGAGTCATGGCTCGTGGGTAC
Protein-coding regions in this window:
- the MTERF1 gene encoding transcription termination factor 1, mitochondrial, with translation MSVPKGLGYLTIMAPRNLLYVRSNCLFGSRCWMIRFSAEILFKSVSFRLFSKKRDNADSEPLDNEELLNNLLTMGVDVDMARKRQPGVFNRTDTREQDLQAFLLSKGASKEVIASIISRYPRAMTRTSESLSDRWDLWRRIVTSDLEIVNILERSPESFFRSSDNLNLENNIKFLYSVGLTDKYLCRLLTNAPRTFSNSLNLNKQMVEFLQEVCLSLGHNGPKGFIRKIILKNPFILIQSTKRIKANIEFLQSTFCLTNDELLSLICGPGAKILDLSNDCMRRSYRNIKEKLFSLGCTAKEIQKFVLSYPDVIFLGEKKFNDKIDCLIEEKVNISQIIEHPRILDSSIGTLKSRIKELVNVGYDLSTSNISLLSWSQKRYNAKLKKLYIEQNIVLEN